Proteins encoded in a region of the Spiribacter sp. 1M189 genome:
- a CDS encoding Txe/YoeB family addiction module toxin encodes MSVLLSANAWEDYLFWQKTDRRTLRRINQLIKATQREPFAGPGKPEPLRHALAGYWSRRIDSQHRMVYKVADGTLMIAQLRYQY; translated from the coding sequence ATGAGCGTGCTGCTTTCCGCAAACGCCTGGGAAGACTACCTTTTTTGGCAGAAAACCGATCGACGGACACTGCGACGGATTAATCAGCTCATCAAGGCGACCCAGCGCGAGCCGTTCGCGGGACCTGGCAAGCCGGAGCCGCTACGGCATGCCTTGGCAGGCTATTGGTCCCGGCGGATCGATTCCCAGCATCGCATGGTCTATAAAGTGGCCGATGGAACGCTGATGATCGCTCAGCTCCGTTATCAGTATTGA
- a CDS encoding polysaccharide biosynthesis protein: MTDQGFIRRFLNMGRPKKRVTMMIGDALLMAFVVWAAFGLRMGEGFSEKFYQFWYLHLLLPAISLPLFYWSGMYNSVLRHMGPWDVWSVLRGVSLSTLAFIAIVALGGLDAVPRTTIIIYWLLGLLFVGGSRFMVRAWRQQYARSRGNQEPVIIYGAGSAGLQLLSSLMATGEHIPVAFIDDNRQLHGTLLHGVPVYPPSELDRLIRRLGAHSVLVALPSVSRQRRREIMAQLERHPVHVRTIPSMTDLVTGSARLRDVREVDIEDLLGRDPVNPDQQLLESSVKGRSVMVTGAGGSIGSELCRQIIMLAPRRLVIFERSELGLYRIDRELRALAETHGHDCEVVPLLGSVVHRNRMTHCMRTNGIETVYHAAAYKHVPLVESNPLEAIRNNAFGTWHTAVAARDAGVDTFVLISTDKAVRPTSIMGATKRVAELGLQALAADSPHTVFSMVRFGNVLDSSGSVIPLFREQIREGGPVTITHPEVTRYFMTIPEAASLVIQAGSLAKGGEVFVLDMGEPVRIQELARRMIQLSGFTVRDEDNPLGDVPIKYIGLRPGEKLYEELLLGENCAATDHPMIQRAREEGLSVEQITDCLERLEAACRGQDPHSAERVLAECVVGFDRPGLSRSMEGEKRRHLRVIAGGDNPGSDKTAPPS; encoded by the coding sequence GTGACTGACCAGGGTTTCATTCGCCGTTTTCTGAACATGGGCAGGCCCAAGAAGCGTGTCACCATGATGATTGGCGATGCGCTGCTCATGGCCTTTGTTGTCTGGGCGGCCTTTGGGCTGCGCATGGGCGAGGGCTTTTCCGAGAAGTTCTACCAGTTCTGGTATCTGCACCTACTGCTGCCGGCGATCAGCCTGCCGCTGTTCTACTGGTCGGGCATGTACAACTCCGTACTGCGCCATATGGGGCCCTGGGACGTCTGGTCGGTACTGCGTGGCGTTTCCCTCTCGACGCTGGCGTTCATCGCCATTGTGGCGCTGGGCGGCCTGGATGCGGTTCCCAGGACAACCATCATCATTTACTGGCTGCTGGGCCTGCTTTTCGTCGGCGGGAGCCGCTTCATGGTGCGCGCCTGGCGTCAGCAATATGCCCGCTCGCGGGGTAACCAGGAGCCGGTGATCATCTACGGCGCCGGCTCCGCCGGGCTGCAGCTACTCAGCTCACTGATGGCCACCGGCGAGCACATCCCGGTCGCGTTCATTGATGACAACCGACAGCTGCACGGCACATTGCTGCATGGTGTGCCGGTGTATCCACCGAGCGAGCTCGACCGGTTGATCCGCCGGCTCGGCGCTCATTCCGTACTCGTCGCGTTGCCTTCGGTCTCGCGTCAGCGACGCCGCGAGATCATGGCGCAGCTCGAGCGTCACCCGGTGCATGTCCGCACGATCCCCAGCATGACCGATCTCGTCACCGGCTCGGCCCGGCTCAGGGACGTGCGGGAAGTCGACATCGAGGACCTCCTTGGCCGGGATCCGGTGAACCCGGATCAGCAACTTCTCGAGAGCTCCGTGAAGGGTCGGTCTGTCATGGTGACCGGAGCCGGCGGCTCGATTGGCAGTGAACTCTGCCGCCAGATCATCATGTTGGCGCCGCGGCGACTGGTGATATTCGAGCGTTCCGAGCTCGGGCTCTACCGCATTGATCGGGAGCTCAGGGCGCTTGCCGAAACCCACGGCCACGACTGCGAGGTGGTGCCCCTGCTCGGCTCCGTCGTGCACCGCAATCGCATGACCCACTGCATGCGCACCAATGGCATCGAGACCGTCTATCACGCGGCGGCCTACAAACACGTCCCGCTGGTGGAGTCCAATCCGCTCGAGGCGATCCGCAACAATGCCTTTGGCACCTGGCATACCGCCGTTGCCGCCCGGGATGCCGGAGTCGATACCTTTGTGCTGATTTCCACCGACAAGGCGGTCCGTCCCACCAGCATCATGGGTGCCACCAAGCGGGTGGCCGAACTGGGGCTGCAGGCGCTGGCCGCCGATTCGCCCCATACCGTCTTCAGCATGGTTCGTTTCGGTAATGTGCTGGACTCTTCGGGTTCGGTGATTCCACTGTTTCGGGAGCAGATCCGCGAAGGCGGGCCGGTGACCATCACGCATCCGGAGGTCACGCGGTACTTTATGACCATTCCGGAGGCGGCGAGTCTCGTCATCCAGGCTGGCTCCCTGGCGAAGGGGGGCGAGGTGTTCGTCCTGGACATGGGTGAGCCGGTCCGGATCCAGGAGCTTGCCCGGCGCATGATTCAGCTCAGTGGCTTTACCGTGCGGGATGAGGACAATCCTCTGGGTGACGTGCCCATCAAGTACATCGGCCTGCGGCCCGGTGAAAAGCTCTACGAGGAGCTTCTGCTCGGGGAGAACTGCGCGGCTACGGATCACCCGATGATCCAGCGGGCGCGCGAGGAGGGTCTCTCCGTCGAGCAGATCACCGATTGCCTGGAGCGGCTCGAGGCGGCCTGTCGGGGTCAGGATCCGCATTCCGCGGAGCGGGTGCTTGCCGAGTGCGTGGTCGGGTTCGACCGGCCGGGCCTGTCCCGTTCCATGGAGGGGGAGAAGCGTCGTCATCTGCGGGTCATCGCCGGGGGTGACAACCCCGGGAGCGATAAAACGGCTCCCCCTTCTTAA
- a CDS encoding type II toxin-antitoxin system Phd/YefM family antitoxin, which produces MDAISYTKARANLAGTMERVCEDHDPVTITRGRSPSVVMMSLEDYESLQETALLLRAPRNARRLLESVAELEAGGGEVHPLAE; this is translated from the coding sequence ATGGACGCAATCAGCTATACCAAGGCACGGGCCAATCTCGCCGGCACAATGGAGCGGGTGTGTGAGGATCACGATCCGGTCACGATCACGCGCGGTCGATCGCCCTCAGTGGTGATGATGTCGTTGGAGGATTACGAGTCGCTGCAGGAAACGGCGTTGCTGCTTCGTGCGCCACGAAATGCCCGGCGGCTGCTTGAATCGGTGGCCGAACTGGAGGCTGGCGGTGGCGAGGTGCACCCGCTTGCCGAATGA
- a CDS encoding glutathione peroxidase codes for MTSTAQAYDWLDHDMRRLHSSEVVNVQDLAADAPAVLLVNTASHCGFTGQFEGLESLHQAYADKGLKVIGFSSDSFNQEADDEAAAAETCFVNFGVTFDMMATVPVRGANAHPIFAEAARQTRAPRWNFNKYLVNRDGEVVEVFGALTGPESGKLKRAIERLL; via the coding sequence ATGACATCCACGGCCCAGGCTTACGACTGGCTCGATCACGACATGCGCCGGCTGCATTCGAGCGAGGTCGTCAACGTGCAGGACCTTGCCGCCGATGCGCCGGCGGTGCTGTTGGTGAATACCGCCAGCCACTGTGGCTTTACCGGTCAGTTCGAGGGGCTCGAATCCCTCCATCAGGCATACGCCGACAAAGGGCTGAAGGTGATCGGCTTCTCGTCGGATTCCTTCAACCAGGAGGCCGATGACGAGGCGGCCGCCGCCGAGACATGCTTCGTGAATTTCGGGGTGACCTTCGACATGATGGCCACGGTCCCGGTGCGCGGCGCCAACGCCCATCCGATCTTCGCTGAGGCCGCCCGCCAGACGCGTGCGCCGCGCTGGAATTTCAACAAGTATCTCGTGAACCGCGATGGCGAGGTAGTCGAGGTGTTTGGCGCGCTCACCGGCCCGGAATCCGGCAAGCTGAAGCGAGCGATCGAGCGGCTTTTGTAG
- the galE gene encoding UDP-glucose 4-epimerase GalE: MKLLVTGASGYIGSHAVLELLETGHEVLGVDNLSNSSRESLRRVEALTGQSVPFVAADIRDRDTMEALLRADRPAVSAPLDGQDRPFDAVMHFAGLKAVGESTEQPIAYYENNVAGTLSLLDAMEAAGVRRMIFSSSATVYGDPATVPIAETAPVGSPSNPYGFSKLMIEQILRDLAAADPRWAVALLRYFNPVGAHSSGRIGEDPQGVPNNLVPYISQVAVGRRDVLSIFGDDYPTPDGTGVRDYIHVVDLARGHVRALEFLVNAGVAQTDPSGQSLRAMGDQASANCQVWNLGTGRGYSVREAVAAFEKASGQTIPVHVAPRRPGDIAACYADPTLAREQLGWEAEHGLEAMMRDAWRWQRQNPQGYEG; this comes from the coding sequence ATGAAGCTACTTGTCACCGGTGCCAGCGGTTATATCGGCTCCCATGCAGTCCTCGAGCTCCTCGAGACAGGCCATGAGGTGCTTGGCGTCGATAATCTCAGCAATAGCTCGCGGGAGTCCCTGCGGCGGGTCGAGGCGCTCACCGGCCAGTCGGTGCCCTTCGTCGCGGCCGACATCCGGGACCGGGATACAATGGAGGCACTGTTGCGGGCGGACCGACCGGCCGTCTCGGCACCGCTTGATGGGCAGGACCGCCCCTTCGACGCCGTAATGCACTTTGCTGGCCTCAAGGCAGTGGGCGAGAGCACCGAGCAGCCCATCGCTTACTACGAGAACAATGTCGCCGGAACGCTGAGTCTGCTGGACGCTATGGAAGCCGCTGGCGTGCGGCGGATGATTTTCAGCTCTTCCGCCACGGTCTATGGTGACCCGGCAACGGTCCCCATTGCGGAGACCGCGCCGGTGGGCTCGCCCTCCAACCCCTACGGCTTCTCCAAACTCATGATCGAGCAGATCCTGCGCGACCTGGCCGCGGCGGACCCACGCTGGGCGGTGGCGCTGCTGCGCTATTTCAATCCGGTGGGCGCGCACTCGAGTGGTCGGATCGGTGAAGATCCCCAGGGGGTTCCCAATAATCTCGTGCCCTACATCAGCCAGGTGGCGGTGGGCCGGCGTGATGTCCTCTCGATATTCGGCGACGACTACCCGACACCGGACGGCACCGGCGTGCGCGATTATATCCATGTGGTGGATCTGGCCCGCGGGCATGTCCGGGCGCTGGAGTTTCTGGTGAACGCAGGCGTGGCTCAGACTGACCCATCAGGGCAGTCGCTACGGGCCATGGGCGATCAGGCATCTGCCAACTGCCAGGTCTGGAACCTGGGCACCGGCCGAGGCTACTCCGTGCGTGAAGCCGTTGCTGCGTTTGAAAAGGCCTCGGGGCAGACGATCCCGGTCCATGTGGCGCCGCGTCGCCCGGGTGACATCGCCGCGTGCTATGCCGACCCGACCCTGGCCCGCGAGCAGCTCGGCTGGGAGGCGGAACATGGCCTCGAGGCGATGATGCGCGATGCCTGGCGCTGGCAGCGGCAGAATCCGCAGGGGTACGAGGGCTGA
- the rfbB gene encoding dTDP-glucose 4,6-dehydratase, protein MKVLITGGAGFIGSALIRYLRARQLAEVVNVDALTYAGNPESLPGLDADPGYRFEKVDIRDREALERVFREHRPDAVMHLAAESHVDRSILGPEVFVDTNVVGTQNLLEVARAYWEALDDRPDANGSSPRGRFRLHHISTDEVFGDLPPEAPAFTEATPYAPSSPYAASKAASDHLVRAWHRTYGLPVVITNCSNNYGPYQFPEKLIPLMILNAIAGKPLPVYGDGGQIRDWLHVEDHAEALWTVLQHGQIGRTYNIGGDAERTNLEVVEAICGGLAALRPAGSSPDNAGAADRARASASEATSRGDDGRANPYRALIQSVTDRPGHDRRYAIDSTRIRQELGWRPAHSFEQGLRETVQWYLDHPEWVARVQSGAYREWIEANYGGREMAP, encoded by the coding sequence ATGAAAGTCCTCATCACCGGCGGCGCCGGGTTCATCGGCTCGGCCCTGATCCGCTATCTGCGCGCCCGGCAGCTCGCCGAGGTGGTCAACGTCGATGCGCTGACCTACGCCGGTAATCCCGAGTCTCTCCCGGGCCTCGACGCAGATCCCGGTTACCGATTCGAGAAGGTCGATATCCGCGATCGCGAGGCCCTCGAGCGCGTCTTCCGCGAACATCGCCCCGACGCCGTCATGCATCTGGCGGCCGAGAGCCACGTCGACCGCTCGATCCTCGGCCCGGAGGTGTTCGTCGACACCAATGTGGTCGGCACCCAGAACCTGCTCGAGGTTGCCCGCGCCTATTGGGAGGCCCTGGATGACCGCCCGGACGCCAACGGGTCGAGCCCTCGCGGGCGCTTCCGCCTTCACCACATCTCCACCGACGAGGTCTTTGGCGATCTGCCACCGGAGGCCCCCGCCTTCACCGAGGCGACGCCTTATGCGCCGAGCTCGCCCTACGCGGCGAGCAAGGCGGCGAGCGATCATCTGGTCCGCGCCTGGCACCGCACCTACGGCCTGCCGGTGGTCATCACCAACTGCTCCAACAACTACGGCCCGTACCAGTTCCCGGAAAAGCTCATCCCGCTGATGATCCTGAATGCCATTGCCGGCAAGCCGCTGCCGGTCTACGGCGACGGCGGCCAGATCCGCGACTGGCTGCATGTCGAGGATCACGCCGAGGCGCTATGGACGGTTCTGCAGCACGGCCAGATCGGCCGGACCTACAATATCGGTGGAGATGCCGAGCGCACCAACCTTGAGGTGGTGGAGGCCATCTGCGGGGGCCTGGCGGCGCTGCGGCCGGCGGGGTCATCACCGGACAATGCCGGTGCCGCTGATCGGGCCCGGGCGTCCGCCAGCGAGGCGACAAGCCGCGGTGATGATGGCCGCGCCAACCCCTATCGTGCCCTCATCCAATCCGTCACCGACCGCCCCGGCCATGACCGGCGCTACGCCATCGACAGCACCCGTATCCGGCAGGAGCTCGGCTGGCGGCCGGCGCACAGCTTCGAGCAGGGCCTGCGCGAGACTGTGCAGTGGTATCTGGACCACCCGGAATGGGTCGCCCGCGTCCAGTCCGGTGCCTACCGCGAGTGGATCGAGGCCAATTACGGCGGTCGCGAGATGGCGCCATAA
- a CDS encoding type II toxin-antitoxin system VapC family toxin, whose product MHYLDTSVLVAALTNEPRTADVQSWLMDQPAGELAISDWVVTEFSGAMSIKLRSGVLEANHRADALAMFQSLCETSLMVLPIERADFRTAAQLANQYETGLRSGDALHLAVVSNHGMRIQSLDRGLVAAAQRLGVSARLI is encoded by the coding sequence ATGCACTACCTGGACACAAGTGTGCTGGTGGCCGCCCTCACCAATGAGCCGCGTACTGCTGATGTCCAATCCTGGTTGATGGACCAGCCCGCCGGTGAACTGGCTATCAGCGACTGGGTCGTCACCGAATTCTCCGGAGCGATGTCGATCAAACTGCGCTCCGGCGTGCTTGAGGCCAACCACCGGGCGGATGCACTCGCCATGTTTCAATCGCTTTGTGAGACCTCGCTGATGGTGCTGCCCATTGAGCGCGCCGACTTCCGAACAGCCGCGCAACTGGCGAATCAGTATGAGACCGGCCTGCGTTCAGGGGATGCTTTACATCTCGCTGTAGTTTCCAACCACGGCATGCGGATTCAGTCACTCGATCGGGGGTTAGTCGCTGCCGCCCAGCGACTCGGCGTGAGTGCCCGTTTGATTTAA
- a CDS encoding type II toxin-antitoxin system Phd/YefM family antitoxin, translated as MDDKSVSLADAKAHLSELTERAARGESVVVTKHGRPVVRFVAIETPRQPIDCTRLRALTDSMPKTEEDAGRFIRRAREGERY; from the coding sequence ATGGATGATAAATCGGTATCGCTTGCTGACGCTAAGGCCCATCTGAGTGAACTCACCGAGCGCGCGGCGCGGGGTGAGTCCGTGGTGGTTACTAAGCATGGACGCCCCGTGGTCCGGTTCGTTGCAATCGAAACGCCGCGGCAGCCGATCGACTGTACTCGTCTGCGCGCATTGACTGATTCCATGCCGAAGACGGAGGAGGACGCGGGGCGGTTCATCCGCCGGGCGCGAGAGGGCGAGCGCTATTGA
- a CDS encoding ElyC/SanA/YdcF family protein, with protein MFFFTKLAGALLKPLSLVVIALVVGLILAAFTRFRRSGLALIGVTTLALALISWWPISNTLMAPLERVHTPVEVGAPDNPTDQALPRGVAAIVVLGGGAVDDPSLPLTAQLSPTSLQRLIEGIRLWRLRPDALLVTSGALPRGRSQAAIAADLAVLLGVPREQIRRLPAARNTAEEAAAYAALAANVSDDSASGDEVRGLTLRQPVVVSSASHLPRAIAEFKSQGLEPLPAPTAHRASPQRFALPGDFVPQADDLRTAEAAWHEFLGRLWAWLRG; from the coding sequence ATGTTCTTTTTCACCAAACTGGCCGGCGCGCTCCTGAAGCCGCTGAGCCTTGTTGTCATTGCCCTGGTAGTGGGGCTGATCCTGGCCGCGTTCACGCGCTTTCGGCGCAGCGGCCTGGCGCTGATCGGGGTAACGACGCTGGCTCTGGCGCTGATCAGTTGGTGGCCGATCTCGAATACGCTGATGGCACCGCTGGAGAGGGTCCATACGCCGGTTGAGGTGGGTGCGCCCGATAACCCCACTGACCAGGCATTGCCCCGCGGCGTCGCCGCCATCGTGGTGCTGGGTGGCGGCGCCGTGGATGATCCCTCGCTGCCGTTAACTGCCCAGCTTTCCCCGACTTCCCTACAGCGGCTGATCGAGGGCATTCGGTTGTGGCGGCTGCGGCCGGATGCGCTCCTGGTGACCAGCGGGGCGTTGCCGCGGGGCCGGTCCCAGGCCGCGATCGCCGCGGATCTGGCGGTGTTGCTGGGTGTGCCGCGGGAGCAGATCCGCAGGCTGCCGGCGGCTCGCAATACCGCGGAGGAGGCGGCGGCCTACGCGGCGCTTGCGGCTAACGTCAGCGACGATAGCGCCTCAGGCGACGAGGTCAGAGGGCTCACGCTTCGCCAGCCCGTGGTCGTCAGCTCGGCGAGCCATCTACCGCGGGCCATCGCGGAGTTCAAAAGCCAGGGCCTCGAGCCTTTACCGGCGCCAACCGCCCACAGGGCCAGCCCCCAGCGCTTTGCCCTGCCCGGTGACTTCGTCCCACAGGCCGATGACCTGCGCACCGCCGAGGCGGCCTGGCACGAATTCCTGGGCCGGCTTTGGGCGTGGCTGCGGGGATAG